The Carassius carassius chromosome 28, fCarCar2.1, whole genome shotgun sequence region CATTAttgcaaaagagagaaaattacATGCTCCCATGTATATTCTAATTGGTCTGATTGCAGCTTTAGGTTTTTTTGTGCCAATATACTTTATTCCAAGGATGTTGGTTGGTTTTTTGTGGGAAATGAATACAATTACGCGACATGAATGTCTAATACAAATGTTTTGTCTGCATTTTTCTGGTTGTTTTCAGTCCACCATCTTACTTGGGATGGCTGTGGACCGATATTTTGCTATTATATATCCTTTGCGTTACAATGATTTTGTAAATTTGACAAACTCGCTTATGTTCTCTGCTATTCTTAGCATTCGGAATGCTGTTAGCATTATTGCCATGGTTGGTCTAGTTGCACCACTTACTTTTTGCAGAACAAATTTGATTTACCACAGTTTCTGTGAGCACACATCAGTTGTAAATCTAGCTTGTAATGATATTACTAAAAACTATTTAGCTCTCACAGTTGCTTTCAGTATAACATCCGCTGACTGTCTTCTGATTTTTTGCTCTTACGTCATAATTTTTGTAGTTATATTTCGCTCACCTTCTGGTGAATCCCGCCATAAAGCCATTCACACATGTACCACACACATAATAACTATAGTAATAGCCTATATCAGTGTTACCGCTGCATTTGTTGGATATAGAGTAGCTACAATCCCCCGAGATGCACGTATCTTAACTAGCACAAT contains the following coding sequences:
- the or55c1 gene encoding olfactory receptor 52A5 is translated as MGDRSVNMSFTEFQLIGFTDLKGYRPLLFIPFGIILVYTLFANGVLMIIIAKERKLHAPMYILIGLIAALGFFVPIYFIPRMLVGFLWEMNTITRHECLIQMFCLHFSGCFQSTILLGMAVDRYFAIIYPLRYNDFVNLTNSLMFSAILSIRNAVSIIAMVGLVAPLTFCRTNLIYHSFCEHTSVVNLACNDITKNYLALTVAFSITSADCLLIFCSYVIIFVVIFRSPSGESRHKAIHTCTTHIITIVIAYISVTAAFVGYRVATIPRDARILTSTMYHLVPAICNPIIYGLRTTEIRTQIVKCLKLYKIATY